The Methanofastidiosum sp. DNA window GAACTCACAATAAAAGATGAAAACGCAACAATTACCCTAAGTGATCTGGGCGAAGGGGTAGGGACAATCGAAGACGCATACTGGTAGCCCCATGTGCATTAAAATTAAGGCTTGTTCTCTAGGGCCACTGTAATTTTCCCTAAAATATCTCGTATTTTAGTATCGGCCAATTTCCACGTTTCTTGTATTGGCGTAGAGCTATAGATGTACATTAATCTTTTGCCGCGCTCTATTCTTTTATAAATAAATCCTTCATCTTCTAAAGTTTTAAGATATTTCCTTATTGTCCTCTCTGAAAGATTCAATTCTTTTTCGATTTGCTTTATCGTTAGTGAAGATTTTAATAGAAGGTTATATAAAATAATCTCGTTTGTCTTGAAATCGAGAATATGCAATATAAGATTTAATAATTCAGCTGGTTTTCCCTTCTCTAGTAACTTGTTTATGTCATCAAGATTAATTTTTTTATCCACAATAGACTATGAATTATTCGATATTTAAATTTAGTGTTTGTAAATGCTTTATTGCATAATTATAAAAAAATTACATCCATCTCTAACTTGTATTCCT harbors:
- a CDS encoding helix-turn-helix transcriptional regulator encodes the protein MDKKINLDDINKLLEKGKPAELLNLILHILDFKTNEIILYNLLLKSSLTIKQIEKELNLSERTIRKYLKTLEDEGFIYKRIERGKRLMYIYSSTPIQETWKLADTKIRDILGKITVALENKP